From one Caldithrix abyssi DSM 13497 genomic stretch:
- a CDS encoding MBL fold metallo-hydrolase, with translation MKITIVFDNTSAREDLLADWGFACVIETQNRKILFDTGADGRILMHNLQLLNIEARSIDTVFISHNHFDHIGGLSAFLNANERVTVYVPRSLRGVRRARKVVHVDDRPQKLAEDLFTTGELGGIEQSLVLPSSKGMMLFVGCSHPPMSFILQIARQFGPVYGILGGLHGFDQYELFKDLQFICPTHCTQHLTEIKERFPTKVVQGGVGKVYEI, from the coding sequence ATGAAAATAACCATTGTATTTGACAACACCAGCGCCCGGGAAGATTTACTGGCTGACTGGGGCTTTGCCTGTGTAATCGAAACACAGAATAGGAAGATATTGTTCGACACCGGCGCCGACGGCCGTATTCTCATGCATAATTTGCAGCTTTTAAATATTGAAGCGCGAAGCATTGATACGGTTTTTATTTCGCACAACCATTTCGATCACATTGGCGGACTTTCAGCTTTTTTAAACGCCAACGAACGCGTTACCGTTTACGTGCCGCGCTCTCTGCGCGGCGTTCGCAGGGCGCGTAAGGTGGTGCATGTGGATGACAGGCCGCAAAAGCTGGCAGAAGACCTTTTTACCACCGGCGAGTTAGGGGGTATTGAACAGTCCCTTGTTCTTCCTTCTTCAAAAGGGATGATGCTCTTTGTTGGTTGTTCCCATCCGCCTATGTCGTTCATTTTACAAATAGCCCGACAATTTGGCCCTGTTTACGGTATTTTAGGCGGCTTGCATGGTTTCGATCAATACGAGCTTTTTAAAGATTTGCAATTTATTTGTCCCACACACTGTACACAGCATCTAACAGAAATTAAAGAACGTTTTCCTACAAAAGTTGTGCAAGGCGGCGTCGGAAAAGTTTACGAAATTTAA
- a CDS encoding IS1182 family transposase has product MKPKRCRKIPFKTTDQNQLTILPPSLDELIEPNHMVRFINAIIDKMDIDFLIKEYKGGGRAAYHPRMLLKVVIYAYTQKIFTSRQIAKALRENIHFMWLSGNSRPDFRTINRFRSSRLKGKIEEVFTYVVEQLLELGYIGLNDLFIDGSKFQANANKYKAVWKKNVDRYQRVLQEKLKELLKKIDNENDLENRLYGNKDLGELGEDVTLSSHQIEQIVDILNERLKKEPDNKELKRAKNKIEKDYLPRQRKYEKQRKLLNGRNSYSQTDPDATFMSKKRDHHNNTDLLPSYNVQVGSENQFIVNYTINQNANDSVLLKPFMESYKRCYGRQPNRVIGDAGYGSEENYAYLESEGVEAYIKYSSYYKEQKKSYKENPFLIDNMRYDSELDRYECPAGRYLEYVGEQESVTSTGFKVKHRIYRSESCEGCVLKEKCYKGQTARVVRVNVMLNDYKKQVRSRLNTEEGRRLISKRGSEIETIFGQIKHNLGIRGFLLRGLEKVKTEFGIIAVAYNLKKMFNQMKEYGLVNEMYKYSANIFFNLNRASQCQNLGPKNTILKSLERFFIEIKEKIVVKYSSCLFNAKICFV; this is encoded by the coding sequence ATGAAGCCAAAACGTTGTCGGAAAATCCCATTTAAAACTACCGATCAAAACCAACTTACTATTCTTCCGCCTTCATTAGATGAGCTCATAGAACCCAATCATATGGTTCGGTTTATCAATGCCATCATAGACAAGATGGATATTGATTTTTTAATTAAAGAATACAAAGGAGGCGGTCGGGCCGCGTATCATCCGCGGATGCTATTAAAAGTAGTCATTTATGCCTATACGCAGAAGATATTTACTTCGCGCCAGATAGCTAAGGCCTTAAGAGAGAATATTCATTTCATGTGGTTATCAGGGAACAGTCGTCCGGATTTTAGGACGATAAATCGTTTTCGTTCATCACGATTGAAGGGAAAAATAGAGGAAGTATTCACCTATGTAGTTGAGCAATTATTGGAGTTGGGCTATATAGGATTAAATGATCTTTTTATAGACGGGAGCAAATTTCAGGCGAATGCGAATAAATACAAGGCAGTCTGGAAGAAGAATGTAGACCGTTACCAGAGAGTACTTCAAGAGAAGCTAAAGGAATTACTAAAGAAGATAGATAACGAGAATGATTTAGAGAATCGTTTATACGGTAATAAAGATTTAGGAGAATTAGGAGAGGATGTTACTTTAAGCTCTCATCAGATTGAACAAATAGTTGATATATTGAATGAGCGGTTAAAAAAGGAACCGGACAATAAGGAATTAAAGAGAGCAAAAAATAAAATAGAGAAGGATTATTTACCGCGCCAACGTAAATATGAAAAGCAACGAAAGCTTCTAAATGGTAGGAATAGCTATAGCCAGACGGACCCGGATGCTACCTTTATGAGTAAGAAGCGGGATCATCATAATAATACGGATTTGCTTCCGAGTTATAATGTTCAGGTAGGAAGTGAGAATCAATTTATAGTGAATTATACGATAAATCAGAACGCGAATGATAGCGTATTATTAAAGCCCTTTATGGAGTCATACAAGCGTTGTTATGGTAGGCAACCAAATCGAGTAATAGGCGATGCAGGCTATGGAAGTGAGGAGAATTATGCATATTTGGAATCAGAAGGTGTAGAAGCTTATATCAAATACAGTAGTTATTACAAAGAGCAAAAGAAGTCATACAAAGAGAATCCTTTTTTGATAGATAACATGCGGTATGATAGTGAATTAGATCGCTATGAATGTCCTGCCGGTCGGTATTTAGAATATGTTGGAGAACAGGAAAGTGTTACGTCGACGGGTTTTAAAGTAAAGCATCGTATTTACCGTAGTGAGAGTTGTGAAGGCTGTGTATTGAAAGAGAAGTGCTACAAGGGCCAGACTGCACGTGTTGTTAGAGTAAATGTCATGCTTAATGATTATAAAAAGCAGGTTCGTTCTCGATTGAATACGGAAGAAGGAAGAAGATTAATCAGCAAACGAGGTTCGGAGATAGAAACAATTTTTGGACAAATAAAGCATAATCTAGGAATAAGGGGCTTTTTATTAAGAGGATTAGAGAAAGTAAAAACAGAATTTGGTATAATAGCAGTAGCGTATAATTTAAAAAAGATGTTTAATCAGATGAAAGAGTACGGTTTAGTTAACGAGATGTATAAGTATAGCGCTAACATCTTTTTTAATTTAAACCGGGCAAGCCAGTGTCAAAATTTAGGCCCAAAAAATACCATTTTAAAATCGTTAGAGCGGTTTTTTATAGAAATTAAGGAAAAAATAGTTGTTAAATATTCATCTTGTCTCTTCAACGCCAAAATATGTTTTGTATAA
- a CDS encoding B12-binding domain-containing radical SAM protein yields MRIVFIQPPIEDFYSTPIRLQPIGLAYLSGVLKKHFPEVDVIVKDFQQGWGKRSIPLPDALRFLKDYYRFPDRSPFSTFYHYYRFGASEEQVLKEVGALNPDLIGISMLFTAYAPQALQLARILKKSLNVPILLGGSDVSARANELLALPFVDFVIRGEGERPVVRFVEEWLGKRRFDKVPNLGFKTAHEKLVFNDLQENFAIDELPFPDFAGLNLEHYRLGRRKLSFLISSRGCPYRCAFCSVHQTFGHRLRLRSVENILQEMELRLAAGVRAFDFEDDNLTLDQRRFKTLCKEIIKNYAAYDLKLLAMNGLAYFKLDDQTLELMKDAGFGELNISLVSLNQPVLKQLKRPFNLQKFERVVQTAHALGMSVISYQILGLPGESVDSMLQTLIYLSRLPLRIGVSPFYLTPGMPLEGSLPEHKKPWWVVGRLSSLSATENEARRQRIFTLFVMARMVNFLKELDLSGKSLLLKEILAERNNWQGRDLTGLEILFKLLTEDRFYVFDGNDFRLHPAFDVDLFKKFMEEVKWIKRLDGGTISV; encoded by the coding sequence ATGCGCATTGTTTTTATTCAGCCGCCTATCGAAGACTTTTACAGCACGCCGATCAGACTGCAGCCCATTGGGCTGGCCTATTTAAGTGGCGTATTAAAAAAGCACTTCCCAGAGGTGGATGTAATTGTTAAAGACTTTCAACAGGGCTGGGGCAAACGTTCGATTCCTCTGCCGGATGCGTTAAGGTTTTTAAAGGATTACTATCGTTTTCCCGATCGCAGTCCGTTTTCAACCTTTTATCACTACTATCGTTTTGGCGCGAGTGAGGAACAGGTTTTAAAGGAAGTAGGGGCGCTAAACCCGGATTTGATCGGCATTTCCATGTTGTTTACGGCGTACGCCCCTCAGGCATTGCAGCTTGCCCGGATTTTGAAAAAAAGTTTAAATGTTCCGATTTTGTTAGGAGGTTCGGACGTCTCGGCCCGGGCCAATGAACTATTGGCTTTGCCCTTTGTGGATTTTGTAATCCGCGGCGAAGGCGAGCGTCCTGTTGTGCGCTTTGTGGAAGAGTGGCTGGGCAAAAGAAGGTTCGACAAAGTGCCCAATCTGGGATTTAAAACTGCCCATGAAAAATTGGTTTTTAACGATCTGCAGGAAAACTTTGCCATTGACGAGCTGCCATTTCCTGATTTCGCCGGATTGAATCTCGAGCATTACCGACTGGGCAGGCGGAAGCTGAGTTTTTTAATCAGCTCGCGTGGATGTCCGTATCGTTGCGCGTTTTGTTCGGTTCATCAAACGTTTGGTCATCGCTTACGTTTGCGCAGCGTTGAAAATATTCTACAGGAGATGGAGCTGCGTCTTGCCGCCGGCGTGCGGGCCTTCGATTTTGAAGACGATAATTTAACTCTGGATCAACGGCGTTTTAAGACGCTATGCAAAGAGATCATTAAAAACTACGCTGCTTATGATTTAAAGCTACTGGCCATGAACGGCCTTGCTTATTTTAAACTGGATGACCAAACTCTGGAGTTGATGAAAGATGCTGGTTTCGGCGAGTTGAACATCAGCCTGGTAAGTCTGAACCAGCCTGTATTGAAACAGCTAAAACGGCCGTTTAATTTGCAAAAATTTGAACGGGTTGTGCAAACCGCACATGCGCTGGGCATGTCCGTTATTTCGTACCAGATTTTAGGCTTACCCGGTGAATCGGTCGATTCCATGCTGCAAACGCTGATTTATCTCAGCAGGCTGCCGCTGCGCATTGGCGTTTCTCCGTTTTATCTGACTCCGGGCATGCCGCTGGAGGGTAGCCTGCCAGAGCATAAGAAACCCTGGTGGGTTGTGGGACGGTTAAGCAGTTTGAGCGCAACCGAAAATGAGGCACGGCGCCAACGGATTTTTACCTTATTCGTGATGGCCAGAATGGTTAATTTTCTTAAAGAATTGGACCTGTCTGGTAAATCCCTTTTGTTAAAGGAAATACTTGCGGAGCGAAATAACTGGCAGGGGAGGGATTTAACGGGACTGGAAATTTTATTTAAACTGCTAACGGAAGATCGTTTTTACGTTTTTGACGGCAATGACTTCCGCCTTCATCCGGCCTTTGATGTTGATCTTTTTAAGAAATTCATGGAAGAGGTAAAATGGATAAAAAGGCTGGACGGCGGAACGATTAGCGTGTAA
- a CDS encoding ABC transporter ATP-binding protein, translated as MKLYMQVLGFIKPYWKGIVLIIVLTFSYVIFNNLSIWISIDFVRELFSPAYVQQQSVPPDSVQVVSSADELQDIVKNSQGIYQKLNSKIKSFIIRKDRLETLKIVCLVIFLAFLMKNVSQYSRKLLLIFIQARVVVDIRNKLQRKFLHLPLSFFHQHHSGTLTSIVFNDVNAIQQVLNQSFGKIILSPLQIIANIIILLMISVKLSLITFIILPISFFVIYKIGQSIRRRSRRVFQQVADVVLAFQESISAINIVKIFTSEKREEERFKKTNFQYFQKLFRAERIKIATTPINEILLVLTLVTLLWIGGRMVYQNEGLQPEDFVRFLVFLFAMFKPIQEFSGINNVMQTGLAAAERVFNVLDQPEETYDAPDAIELKEFKKEIKYDHVYFKYNNEDEFELQDLHFTIKKGETVAFVGHSGAGKTTIVDLLPRFYPVSAGRITIDGIDINRIKLFSLRKLIGLVSQETVLFNDTIRGNIAYGHPDASEEAIIKAAKAANAWDFIQQSELGLDTHIGERGVKLSGGQKQRLAIARAILKNPPILILDEATSALDTESERLVQEALDHLMQSRTVLVIAHRLSTIRNANKIIVMHHGKIDAIGTHTELYEKSSIYRTLYENQLLIGEIKKKPAS; from the coding sequence ATGAAATTATACATGCAGGTTCTGGGGTTTATCAAACCTTACTGGAAAGGTATTGTTTTAATTATCGTACTGACTTTTTCGTATGTGATATTTAACAATCTTTCCATCTGGATTTCAATAGACTTTGTGCGCGAATTATTCAGCCCCGCTTACGTGCAACAACAATCCGTTCCGCCGGATAGCGTGCAGGTCGTGTCATCGGCCGATGAATTACAGGATATCGTTAAAAACAGCCAGGGCATCTACCAGAAACTCAATAGCAAAATAAAATCGTTTATTATCCGCAAAGACCGCCTCGAAACTCTGAAAATCGTCTGTCTGGTAATATTTCTGGCCTTTTTAATGAAGAACGTTTCACAATACAGCCGCAAATTGCTACTGATTTTTATTCAGGCGCGGGTGGTTGTGGATATCCGCAACAAGTTGCAACGCAAGTTTTTGCATTTACCGCTGTCATTTTTTCACCAGCACCACAGCGGCACGTTGACTTCCATCGTGTTCAACGATGTAAACGCCATACAGCAGGTGTTAAATCAGAGTTTTGGCAAGATTATTCTCTCGCCGCTGCAAATTATCGCCAATATTATCATCCTGTTGATGATCAGCGTAAAGCTTTCGCTCATTACCTTTATCATATTACCGATTAGTTTTTTTGTCATTTACAAAATCGGTCAAAGCATCCGTCGTCGAAGCCGACGAGTTTTCCAGCAGGTGGCCGATGTGGTGCTGGCATTTCAGGAATCCATTTCGGCCATTAACATCGTTAAAATTTTTACCAGCGAAAAACGGGAAGAAGAACGCTTTAAGAAAACCAATTTTCAATATTTCCAGAAACTGTTCCGCGCCGAACGCATTAAAATTGCCACCACGCCCATTAACGAGATTTTGCTGGTGCTTACCCTGGTCACCCTACTGTGGATCGGCGGAAGAATGGTCTATCAGAACGAAGGTTTACAGCCCGAAGATTTTGTGCGCTTTTTGGTGTTTTTGTTTGCCATGTTCAAACCGATTCAGGAATTTTCGGGCATTAACAACGTGATGCAGACCGGCCTGGCTGCCGCCGAACGCGTCTTTAACGTTCTGGATCAACCGGAAGAGACCTACGATGCCCCTGATGCCATCGAGCTAAAAGAATTTAAAAAAGAGATCAAATACGATCACGTCTATTTCAAATATAACAACGAAGACGAATTTGAATTGCAGGACCTGCATTTTACCATTAAAAAAGGAGAAACCGTGGCCTTTGTCGGTCACAGCGGCGCAGGCAAAACAACCATCGTCGATTTACTGCCCCGCTTTTATCCTGTCTCTGCCGGTCGAATAACCATCGATGGGATCGATATCAATCGGATAAAACTGTTCTCCTTACGAAAGCTGATTGGACTGGTTAGCCAGGAGACCGTGCTTTTCAACGACACCATTCGCGGCAACATCGCCTACGGCCATCCCGACGCGTCGGAAGAAGCGATTATCAAGGCAGCCAAAGCGGCCAACGCCTGGGATTTTATTCAACAATCCGAATTGGGGCTGGATACGCATATCGGCGAACGCGGCGTTAAGCTTTCCGGCGGACAGAAGCAACGGCTGGCCATCGCCCGCGCCATCCTCAAAAATCCGCCCATCTTAATTTTAGACGAAGCGACCTCTGCCCTGGACACCGAATCGGAACGGCTGGTGCAGGAGGCGCTGGATCATTTAATGCAAAGTAGAACCGTGCTGGTCATCGCCCATCGTCTCTCCACTATTCGTAACGCCAACAAAATCATCGTCATGCACCACGGAAAAATCGACGCGATCGGCACGCATACGGAACTCTACGAAAAAAGCAGCATTTACCGTACATTGTACGAAAACCAATTATTGATCGGGGAGATAAAGAAAAAACCCGCATCATAA
- a CDS encoding DUF3108 domain-containing protein encodes MRKIHFTTGLFATLFFGVLFVNLALTKTADDATFDANPYLVSELPFEIGERLIFRLRYGFISAGKAEMKVLGLKNNDYGNYYHIQTTARSTRTFDWVFKVRDVVNSYMNAKTLHPIHFEKLLREGNYKADTFVDYFYEDSIARVKYLRYKDGMKIKKREEYEVKIPPTGVFDALSAFYYIRTLDLNGIDTLYVPAHEKKKVYNLPIAISGPEIVTVKAGKFRCWRLEPALMEEGIFKHEGKLTIWLTDDNLKIPVQMKTKVLVGHITAELIEIKGISKKIPAKLN; translated from the coding sequence ATGAGAAAAATCCATTTTACCACAGGTCTGTTTGCCACGCTATTTTTTGGCGTTCTTTTCGTGAATTTGGCTCTAACAAAAACCGCTGATGACGCCACTTTCGACGCCAATCCCTATCTTGTTTCAGAACTTCCTTTTGAAATCGGTGAGCGTCTTATTTTCCGCTTGCGATATGGTTTTATTTCCGCCGGTAAGGCTGAGATGAAAGTGCTTGGCCTTAAAAACAACGACTACGGTAACTACTATCACATCCAGACCACGGCGCGCAGCACGCGCACCTTTGACTGGGTATTCAAGGTTCGCGATGTAGTCAATTCATACATGAACGCCAAAACCCTGCATCCCATTCACTTTGAAAAACTTTTACGCGAAGGCAATTACAAAGCCGACACCTTTGTCGATTATTTTTATGAAGATTCCATCGCCAGAGTCAAATATCTGCGTTATAAGGACGGCATGAAAATTAAAAAGCGGGAAGAATACGAAGTCAAAATTCCTCCCACGGGCGTATTTGATGCCCTGTCTGCCTTTTACTACATCCGCACGCTCGATTTAAACGGCATTGACACGCTTTACGTACCGGCGCACGAAAAGAAAAAAGTTTACAACCTGCCGATCGCCATTTCAGGTCCGGAAATCGTAACGGTAAAAGCAGGGAAATTTCGTTGTTGGCGCCTGGAGCCGGCTTTAATGGAAGAAGGCATTTTTAAACATGAAGGCAAACTGACGATCTGGCTGACCGACGATAACCTGAAAATTCCGGTCCAAATGAAAACCAAAGTGCTGGTGGGACACATCACCGCCGAGTTGATAGAAATCAAGGGTATTTCTAAAAAAATCCCCGCAAAATTAAACTGA
- a CDS encoding superoxide dismutase has protein sequence MPHQLPELGFSYNALEPFIDAMTMEIHHTKHHGAYVNNLNAALDKHPDLHTKSIEKLLGQLSTVPADIQTAVRNNGGGHWNHSFFWALLKKNENGEPVGELAKAIDSAFGSFDAFKEQFHKAGMTRFGSGWAWLIVNDQKQLVIGSTPNQDNPLMDISKFRGTPVLGVDVWEHAYYLKYQNRRNEYLNNFFNVINWEKVEENFLQAL, from the coding sequence ATGCCGCACCAACTACCTGAATTAGGTTTTAGCTATAACGCTCTGGAACCTTTCATCGATGCCATGACCATGGAAATTCATCACACCAAACATCATGGCGCTTATGTAAACAATTTGAATGCCGCTCTGGATAAACATCCGGATTTACATACTAAATCCATAGAAAAATTGCTAGGCCAATTAAGTACGGTGCCGGCCGATATTCAAACGGCCGTTCGTAATAATGGCGGCGGCCACTGGAATCATTCCTTTTTCTGGGCGTTGCTTAAAAAAAATGAGAATGGCGAACCCGTTGGAGAACTGGCCAAAGCCATTGATTCCGCGTTCGGCTCTTTTGACGCTTTTAAAGAACAATTCCACAAGGCCGGCATGACGCGCTTTGGCTCAGGCTGGGCCTGGCTCATTGTCAACGATCAAAAACAGTTAGTGATTGGCTCCACCCCCAATCAGGACAATCCTCTGATGGATATCAGCAAATTCAGGGGCACGCCGGTTTTAGGGGTAGATGTGTGGGAGCACGCCTACTATCTAAAATATCAGAATCGTCGCAACGAATATCTGAATAACTTCTTTAACGTAATCAACTGGGAAAAAGTCGAAGAAAACTTTTTGCAGGCGCTGTAA
- a CDS encoding PepSY-associated TM helix domain-containing protein yields the protein MKKIHWRKWNNILHRDIGYLAVGLTIIYAISGIAVNHVEDWNPSYEIRRVPVQTTPIKAEQHDELLQSVLQKMNIAEQPESSFRPSPKEIHVFFKNKTLKLDVLSGKGEWEIVEKRPLLYEFNYLHLNHAKRWWTYFADLYAVALLFLAISGMFVLKGKNGLAGRGKWLTAIGFLIPIFFLIVYN from the coding sequence ATGAAAAAGATTCACTGGCGTAAATGGAATAACATTCTTCACCGCGATATTGGTTATCTGGCGGTAGGTTTGACCATTATCTATGCCATTTCTGGCATTGCCGTAAATCACGTGGAAGACTGGAATCCCAGCTATGAAATCCGCAGGGTTCCGGTCCAAACAACGCCCATCAAAGCGGAGCAGCATGACGAACTGCTTCAATCCGTCCTCCAGAAAATGAATATTGCCGAACAGCCGGAAAGCAGTTTTCGGCCTTCGCCTAAAGAGATTCACGTCTTTTTTAAAAATAAAACGCTGAAATTGGATGTGTTAAGCGGAAAAGGCGAATGGGAAATTGTGGAAAAGCGGCCTCTGCTTTATGAGTTCAACTATCTGCATTTGAACCATGCCAAACGGTGGTGGACTTATTTTGCAGACCTGTATGCCGTTGCTTTGCTGTTTTTGGCCATTAGCGGAATGTTTGTGCTAAAGGGGAAGAACGGTCTGGCCGGCCGGGGAAAATGGCTTACGGCCATTGGTTTTTTGATTCCCATCTTCTTTTTGATCGTTTATAATTAA
- a CDS encoding DUF4920 domain-containing protein has translation MPGRTLFIVIILFITTNLLFADGWKTFGKKLTLNETTLISAILENPDAYVGKKVLVKGRVVDVCKKRGCWMEIASDKEFQSIRVKVKDGEIVFPLQAKGREALVEGIVEKLVISKADLIRAMKHHAEEQGEPFDSCKVTSGKTIYRLKGLGAKIKMD, from the coding sequence ATGCCAGGAAGAACGCTTTTTATTGTGATTATTCTATTCATTACGACCAATTTACTTTTTGCCGATGGCTGGAAAACCTTTGGCAAAAAGTTGACGCTCAATGAGACAACGTTGATTTCCGCGATTCTGGAAAATCCTGATGCTTATGTAGGCAAAAAGGTGCTGGTGAAGGGACGCGTGGTCGATGTTTGTAAAAAACGCGGCTGCTGGATGGAGATTGCCAGCGATAAAGAGTTCCAATCCATTCGCGTTAAAGTGAAGGATGGCGAAATTGTTTTTCCGCTACAAGCTAAAGGCCGCGAAGCGCTGGTAGAAGGCATTGTAGAAAAATTAGTCATTTCTAAAGCAGATCTGATTCGGGCCATGAAACACCACGCCGAAGAGCAGGGTGAGCCGTTCGATTCCTGCAAGGTTACTTCGGGCAAAACGATCTATCGTCTCAAAGGACTGGGCGCCAAAATAAAAATGGACTAA
- a CDS encoding spore maturation protein, with amino-acid sequence MFKLIIDWLSILAIPVILLLFIGYGYSKKVKVYEEFVEGAKEGFNVGVKIIPYLVAMLVAIGMFRACGALEFLTNILGSVTSKIGIPGEILPMAFMRPLSGSGSISVMTEIMKTYGVDSLYGFMASTMFGSTETTLYVVAVYFGAINVRKTRYAVPAGLLADLAGLITAVYICRLMF; translated from the coding sequence ATGTTTAAACTGATCATAGATTGGTTATCCATTTTAGCCATTCCGGTAATTTTGTTGCTTTTTATCGGGTACGGCTATTCCAAAAAGGTTAAAGTGTACGAAGAATTTGTTGAAGGCGCCAAAGAAGGTTTTAACGTGGGTGTAAAGATTATTCCCTACCTGGTGGCCATGCTGGTGGCGATCGGCATGTTCCGGGCGTGTGGCGCCCTGGAATTTTTAACCAATATTCTGGGAAGCGTGACCAGTAAAATCGGCATTCCTGGTGAAATTTTGCCCATGGCATTTATGCGTCCTCTTTCTGGCAGCGGTTCGATTAGCGTGATGACCGAAATCATGAAAACTTACGGTGTGGATTCGCTTTACGGTTTTATGGCTTCCACCATGTTCGGCAGTACGGAAACGACCTTATATGTAGTGGCCGTCTATTTTGGCGCAATTAATGTACGCAAAACGCGTTATGCCGTTCCTGCCGGTTTGTTGGCAGATTTGGCGGGACTGATTACGGCCGTTTACATCTGTCGTTTGATGTTTTAA
- a CDS encoding nucleoside recognition domain-containing protein — protein sequence MLNHIWAWMIILSIFIAGINDFYHELNRPQTKTEAKTEQRNLNKETRLGQTTSAAIDAANTAVKISIGLIGVMALWLGIMRIAEKAGMIDIIARLVRPITKRLFPTIPSNHPAIGAMIMNIAANMLGLSNAATPLGIKAMEELDKLNPKKGEATDDMITFLVINTSAITLVPATAIAIRASMGSVNPQQIVVPSIIAASMATLVGLTTVKLIQFFQKKRGGKQNV from the coding sequence ATGCTAAACCACATCTGGGCCTGGATGATTATTCTCAGCATTTTCATTGCCGGGATAAACGATTTTTACCATGAACTCAATCGGCCGCAGACCAAAACAGAGGCTAAAACAGAACAACGTAATTTGAACAAAGAAACGCGTCTGGGACAGACCACCTCGGCGGCTATTGATGCAGCGAATACGGCGGTAAAGATCTCCATTGGTTTAATCGGCGTTATGGCTTTGTGGCTGGGGATTATGCGTATTGCCGAAAAAGCAGGAATGATCGACATTATTGCGCGGTTGGTTCGTCCGATTACCAAACGTTTGTTTCCCACCATCCCGTCCAACCATCCGGCGATCGGGGCGATGATCATGAATATTGCGGCCAACATGCTGGGCTTGAGCAACGCCGCCACGCCCCTGGGAATAAAAGCCATGGAAGAACTGGACAAACTCAATCCCAAGAAGGGCGAGGCAACCGACGATATGATTACCTTTTTAGTGATTAACACCAGCGCCATTACGCTGGTGCCGGCAACCGCAATCGCCATTCGCGCTTCAATGGGCTCGGTGAATCCGCAGCAAATTGTTGTTCCTTCTATTATCGCGGCCAGTATGGCGACACTGGTCGGCCTTACCACCGTAAAATTAATTCAGTTTTTCCAGAAAAAACGCGGAGGGAAACAAAATGTTTAA
- a CDS encoding AgmX/PglI C-terminal domain-containing protein yields MEKKFKFNKVFGLSILDRMDETFYSILTIVLLVFSALIFINSQVDYSRFEEKTEKLIRHRYKNFVAQLLMDEIKTVEPDVKDIRTIVVTAPLEIPVAPERIKAEITVEQAAQKRAEERKQIAKKMAATPVIRGILKEPEGAAGAAGELPEVDDYFNDIPIIEENPLDIPATAQTAISRIRNQVTNFDPGDIDGPPDNLFNYVVRRQGAAYLDVPEQLTKEPAWEIGWRDPEEIERVVHKYSPMIEYCFRKHTRYSANSRGYIKVAFKVSYEGYVIPESVRIINSTIRNKALEQCIKNYIRHWRAFKQLDESMGIAQVVQKFVFN; encoded by the coding sequence GTGGAAAAAAAGTTTAAATTCAACAAAGTATTTGGTCTTAGTATTTTAGACAGGATGGATGAGACCTTTTACTCAATTTTAACCATCGTTCTTTTAGTTTTTTCCGCGCTAATTTTCATTAACTCGCAGGTCGATTATTCCAGATTTGAAGAAAAAACAGAGAAGCTTATCCGACATCGTTACAAAAATTTTGTGGCACAGTTGTTAATGGATGAGATTAAAACGGTTGAACCTGACGTAAAGGACATACGCACAATCGTTGTCACTGCGCCGCTTGAAATCCCGGTTGCGCCGGAAAGAATTAAAGCCGAAATCACGGTTGAGCAGGCCGCTCAAAAAAGAGCTGAAGAACGTAAACAAATTGCGAAAAAAATGGCCGCTACTCCTGTCATTCGCGGGATACTTAAAGAGCCGGAAGGCGCGGCGGGTGCAGCCGGAGAATTACCGGAGGTAGATGATTATTTCAATGATATTCCGATAATTGAAGAAAATCCCCTTGATATTCCCGCCACAGCTCAAACGGCCATTTCCAGAATACGAAATCAGGTCACAAACTTCGATCCCGGCGATATTGACGGGCCGCCCGATAATTTGTTCAATTATGTGGTGCGCAGGCAGGGAGCGGCGTATCTGGACGTTCCGGAACAATTGACCAAAGAACCCGCCTGGGAAATCGGCTGGCGAGATCCGGAAGAAATCGAACGCGTTGTGCACAAATATTCGCCCATGATTGAATATTGTTTCCGGAAACACACCAGGTACTCAGCCAACAGCCGGGGGTATATTAAGGTGGCCTTTAAAGTTTCGTACGAGGGCTATGTCATTCCCGAAAGCGTACGCATTATTAATTCCACCATACGCAATAAGGCGCTTGAACAATGCATTAAGAATTATATTCGCCACTGGCGCGCTTTTAAGCAACTGGATGAATCCATGGGCATTGCTCAGGTGGTGCAAAAATTTGTTTTTAACTGA